The following are encoded together in the Triticum dicoccoides isolate Atlit2015 ecotype Zavitan chromosome 6B, WEW_v2.0, whole genome shotgun sequence genome:
- the LOC119322428 gene encoding alpha-1,3-arabinosyltransferase XAT2-like codes for MKAALRSRQEPRRVSNGVIIAAMLLSLCVLSIVKARYCSTPFGKPDDQLKEQMNSSIRMETDDEPTPAATTVGGSEEDAEEDVEEDSAAPVPKVTTERAEKVVSMSGAGAGRKDKDKGHKKKKPTCFMTSKRSERCEAAGDIRVVGNASTIYIDSLDREWRTKPYARYHDPVAMTHVREFVLRPFPADAPPPACTKNHSVPGFVFSNRGFSGNLYHDYTDVLVPLFLSTRKFKGEVQFLLSDLKPWWVAKFRPLFRQLSKYEVVDVNNDLEVHCVPRIVVGSDFHKDMGIIPSKAAGRVSIVDFKRTLRDAFGLERAAASRGGATGAGKPRLLIISRKNSRRFLNEREMAAAATAMGFDVRIAEPDQHTDMSTFARLVNSADVMVGVHGAGLTNMVFLPAGAVLIQVVPFGGLEWLTGVTFKNPAADMEVTYMDYNVQLEESSLLEQYPRNHQVLTDPYAVHKQGWDALKAAYLDKQNVRLDLDKFRATLRDALSRLPPASTPAA; via the exons ATGAAGGCGGCGCTGCGGAGCCGGCAGGAGCCGCGGCGGGTCAGCAACGGCGTCATCATCGCCGCCATGCTCCTCTCCCTCTGCGTCCTCAGCATCGTCAAGGCCAGATACTGCTCCACCCCCTTCG GCAAGCCGGACGACCAGCTCAAGGAGCAGATGAACTCCAGCATCCGGATGGAGACCGACGACGAGCCCACGCCCGCCGCCACCACGGTCGGAG GCTCAGAGGAGGACGCGGAGGAGGATGTGGAAGAGGACAGCGCCGCGCCGGTGCCCAAGGTCACCACGGAAAGGGCGGAGAAGGTCGTCTCCATGTCCGGCGCCGGCGCGGGGAGGAAGGATAAGGATAAGGGGCACAAGAAGAAGAAGCCGACCTGCTTCATGACGAGCAAGCGTTCGGAGCGGTGCGAGGCGGCGGGGGACATTCGGGTGGTCGGGAACGCCTCCACCATCTACATCGACTCGTTGGACAGGGAGTGGAGGACCAAGCCGTACGCGCGGTACCACGACCCCGTCGCCATGACCCACGTCCGGGAGTTCGTCCTCAGGCCCTTCCCCGCCGACGCGCCGCCGCCGGCGTGCACCAAGAACCACTCCGTCCCCGGGTTTGTGTTTTCCAACCGCGGCTTCTCCGGCAACCTGTACCACGACTACACGGACGTGCTGGTGCCGCTGTTCCTCAGCACGCGCAAGTTCAAGGGCGAGGTGCAGTTCCTGCTCAGCGACCTCAAGCCCTGGTGGGTGGCCAAGTTCCGGCCGCTGTTCCGGCAGCTCTCCAAGTACGAGGTGGTGGACGTGAACAACGACCTGGAGGTGCACTGCGTGCCCCGCATCGTCGTCGGCTCCGACTTCCACAAGGACATGGGCATCATCCCCTCCAAGGCCGCCGGCCGCGTCTCCATCGTCGACTTCAAGCGCACCCTCCGCGACGCCTTCGGCCTCGAGCGCGCGGCGGCCTCCCGCGGCGGCGCCACGGgcgccggcaagccgcgcctcctcATCATCTCCCGCAAGAACTCGCGCCGGTTCCTCAACGAGCGGGAGATggcggccgccgccaccgccatgggCTTCGACGTGCGCATCGCGGAGCCCGACCAGcacaccgacatgtccaccttcgcgCGGCTCGTCAACTCGGCGGACGTGATGGTGGGCGTGCACGGCGCCGGGCTGACCAACATGGTGTTCCTCCCCGCCGGCGCCGTGCTGATCCAGGTGGTGCCCTTCGGCGGCCTGGAGTGGCTCACCGGCGTGACCTTCAAGAACCCGGCGGCGGACATGGAGGTGACGTACATGGACTACAACGTGCAGCTGGAGGAGAGCTCGCTGCTGGAGCAGTACCCGCGGAACCACCAGGTGCTGACGGACCCCTACGCCGTGCACAAGCAGGGCTGGGACGCGCTCAAGGCGGCCTACCTGGACAAGCAGAACGTGCGGCTGGATCTGGACAAGTTCAGGGCCACGCTCCGGGACGCGCTCAGCCGGCTGCCGCCGGCGTCGACGCCGGCGGCCTGA